In one window of Arachis ipaensis cultivar K30076 chromosome B06, Araip1.1, whole genome shotgun sequence DNA:
- the LOC107645269 gene encoding bZIP transcription factor 11 (The sequence of the model RefSeq protein was modified relative to this genomic sequence to represent the inferred CDS: added 3 bases not found in genome assembly): MASLSENSSTSTKFCGSEEDLQLLMDQRKRKRKQSNRESARRSRMRKQKHLDDLVAEVEKLKKENNEILSGVKITTEKFLNIEGENSILRVQMSELTKRLESLNHMLSFFNNNNNTITSTSTIFGSEFYHDYNFMNHHINMLCLNQPIMASSNNMFEW; this comes from the coding sequence ATGGCCTCATTGAGTGAAAACTCGTCTACATCTACCAAATTTTGCGGCTCTGAAGAAGATTTGCAGCTTCTGATGGatcagaggaagaggaagagaaagcaGTCGAACCGCGAATCGGCGAGGAGATCTAGAATGAGGAAGCAAAAGCACTTGGATGACCTAGTTGCTGAAGTTGAGAAGCTTAAAAAGGAGAACAATGAAATCCTTAGCGGAGTTAAGATCACAACAGAAAAGTTTCTGAATATTGAGGGAGAAAATTCCATCTTAAGGGTCCAAATGAGTGAACTTACCAAAAGGCTTGAATCACTCAATCATATGCTTAGCTtcttcaacaacaataacaacaccaTCACAAGCACTAGTACTATTTTTGGTAGTGAATTTTACCATGATTATAATTTCATGAATCATCACATTAACATGTTGTGCCTTAACCAACCCATCATGGCATCTTCAAATAACATGTTTGAGTGG